A region from the Desulfitobacterium dehalogenans ATCC 51507 genome encodes:
- a CDS encoding C-GCAxxG-C-C family protein, with protein MSEERDMSRRKFLKSGILAAGALAVGTSVFHTQAAEAAQLPSGEHCEPPSFPYPYVQLDPEKAKLDGYGGYGKSKCSYGVFEAVIGQLKEKVGYPYTHVPTQVLGWGGTGGGGWGTLCGALIGAATAINYTMEKKDADKVVSELFGWYCDFAFPEFMPAAGKALEYEGPIEKSVAKSPLCHVSVSVWCDASGLKAESKARSERCARITADVAAKTVELLNQFHSNNFKAVYKNEVVDDCMMCHGKGHSLENTRGMMDCAQCHTDVDPDNLVDHIKRSWNILK; from the coding sequence ATGAGTGAAGAAAGAGATATGTCAAGGAGAAAGTTTTTAAAATCCGGTATTCTGGCTGCAGGAGCTTTAGCTGTCGGCACAAGCGTCTTTCACACCCAGGCGGCTGAGGCTGCCCAATTACCCTCCGGGGAACATTGTGAGCCACCGAGTTTCCCATACCCTTATGTCCAGCTGGACCCGGAAAAGGCTAAGCTGGACGGCTATGGAGGTTATGGCAAATCCAAATGCTCTTATGGCGTCTTTGAGGCGGTGATCGGTCAATTAAAAGAAAAGGTAGGTTATCCCTACACTCATGTTCCTACACAGGTTCTGGGTTGGGGCGGTACCGGCGGCGGAGGGTGGGGCACCCTGTGCGGAGCCTTGATCGGTGCGGCTACGGCCATTAACTATACCATGGAAAAGAAAGATGCGGATAAGGTCGTCAGCGAATTGTTCGGTTGGTATTGCGATTTCGCCTTTCCTGAATTCATGCCTGCAGCAGGCAAGGCTTTGGAATATGAGGGCCCCATAGAAAAAAGTGTCGCCAAATCACCTCTTTGCCACGTTTCAGTGAGTGTGTGGTGTGACGCCAGCGGCCTCAAGGCCGAGAGCAAGGCCAGAAGTGAGCGCTGTGCTCGTATTACGGCAGATGTAGCTGCTAAAACTGTAGAGCTGTTGAATCAATTCCATAGCAATAATTTCAAGGCCGTTTATAAGAATGAAGTGGTGGACGACTGCATGATGTGTCACGGTAAAGGACATTCTTTGGAAAATACCCGGGGAATGATGGATTGTGCACAATGTCATACCGATGTTGATCCCGATAACCTGGTCGATCATATTAAGCGGAGCTGGAATATATTAAAATAA
- a CDS encoding nickel-dependent hydrogenase large subunit yields the protein MAKRVVIDPVTRVEGHLRVEVEIEKGIVTNAWAQGTMFRGIEQILQGRDPRDAVYITERICGVCMASHGWTSAMAVEDAHGADVPRAAQLIRNLIAGSLWLHDHPLHFYHLSALDYLDVLAVDHYKGNAPELLAVKNKILSLVKAGDTAPLTPRYQPDRYSVNDPEIVITALAHYLEALKIQGKAKKMSAILGGKQPHQSSIVVGGVTIYPRKEQLDAFRTLLNEVVSFAELVYVPDVVSFCTGPLLGLGKAGVGAGSGSYIAYGGFPMDDSGTETLFRGGFISGKAPGVVEELDMSKITESVASAWYKEGEPANPWDGDTVIDFDKKGAYSFIKSPRYKGEAAEVGPLARMMVMQHSGLLDLMSRYGIKPGAVARHLARAQETLLMTSSMYRWLNDLEELLGRKGSRPAIHDSSHWEPPAQGQGVALNEAPRGSLGHWLKIDNNVISNYQMVVPTTWNSSPRDEKNMPGPVEQALKGLPVDPDNPVNVVRVIRSFDPCLACAVHLIDADGEKIVRL from the coding sequence ATGGCTAAGCGTGTCGTTATTGACCCTGTCACACGGGTTGAGGGCCACTTACGGGTTGAAGTGGAAATTGAAAAGGGTATCGTTACCAATGCCTGGGCTCAGGGGACCATGTTCCGGGGGATTGAACAGATTCTCCAAGGCCGGGACCCTCGTGATGCCGTCTATATTACCGAACGGATTTGCGGAGTGTGTATGGCGTCACACGGTTGGACCTCGGCAATGGCTGTTGAAGATGCCCATGGAGCCGATGTACCCCGTGCCGCCCAGCTTATTCGCAATCTCATCGCCGGATCACTATGGCTGCACGACCATCCTTTGCATTTCTATCATTTGTCGGCACTTGATTATCTCGACGTTTTAGCCGTCGATCACTATAAAGGAAATGCTCCGGAACTTCTGGCTGTTAAAAATAAGATACTGTCTTTAGTTAAAGCAGGGGATACCGCCCCTCTGACCCCCCGCTATCAACCTGATCGTTATTCCGTAAACGATCCGGAAATCGTGATAACCGCTCTGGCTCATTATCTGGAGGCTTTAAAGATTCAAGGTAAAGCCAAGAAGATGTCGGCTATTCTGGGAGGTAAGCAGCCCCATCAATCCAGTATTGTCGTGGGTGGAGTGACGATCTACCCCCGGAAAGAGCAATTGGATGCCTTTAGAACCTTGCTCAATGAGGTCGTGTCCTTTGCCGAGCTGGTTTATGTTCCCGATGTGGTAAGTTTTTGTACAGGTCCCCTGTTAGGTCTGGGGAAAGCTGGAGTGGGTGCAGGTTCAGGGAGCTATATTGCCTATGGTGGTTTTCCTATGGATGATTCAGGCACAGAGACGTTGTTTAGGGGCGGCTTTATCAGTGGCAAAGCTCCGGGTGTTGTCGAAGAGCTGGATATGAGCAAGATTACGGAAAGCGTTGCCAGCGCCTGGTACAAGGAGGGTGAGCCCGCCAATCCCTGGGACGGAGACACCGTCATCGACTTTGATAAAAAAGGAGCTTATTCCTTCATTAAATCTCCCCGGTATAAGGGAGAGGCGGCTGAAGTGGGACCGCTGGCACGGATGATGGTTATGCAGCATTCGGGACTGCTCGACTTGATGAGCCGTTACGGAATAAAACCCGGAGCAGTTGCCCGTCATCTCGCCCGTGCTCAGGAAACTTTACTTATGACAAGCTCCATGTACCGTTGGCTGAATGATTTAGAGGAATTACTGGGAAGGAAGGGCAGCCGCCCAGCTATTCACGATTCCAGCCACTGGGAACCCCCCGCCCAAGGTCAAGGAGTAGCCCTTAATGAGGCTCCCAGAGGATCCTTGGGGCATTGGCTCAAGATCGACAATAATGTCATCAGCAATTATCAAATGGTCGTCCCCACCACATGGAATAGTTCTCCCCGTGATGAGAAGAACATGCCGGGTCCTGTTGAGCAAGCCTTGAAAGGGCTGCCCGTTGATCCGGATAATCCTGTCAATGTGGTCCGGGTGATTCGTTCCTTTGACCCTTGTCTGGCATGTGCTGTGCACCTCATTGATGCTGATGGGGAGAAGATAGTAAGGCTCTGA
- a CDS encoding hydrogenase small subunit, with the protein MENGYQRLARRGISRRDFLKLCTFTCAALGIDLSLAPQIAEAAEANLSKKPVIWMQGQGCTGCSESLLSSADPGPEQIILDLLSVRYHPTLMAASGEQAIQSLEECITQGHYILVLEGSIPTADPRYCFVEGKPFIEQFKMAAAKAEAVIAVGSCACYGGIPRAGLTGAVGAQEVLEGVKVVNLPSCPVKPDRLVGLLLYYLSQNALPKLDGLNRPEAYYRYTLHDSCYRRMHYEQGEYLEDWNNPDTLDWCLYHKGCKGKETYTNCANSWWNDGANFCGYAGSPCAGCSQPEYYEGFAPLFVNPKEVK; encoded by the coding sequence ATGGAAAATGGATATCAGCGCCTCGCAAGAAGAGGGATATCCAGAAGGGACTTTTTGAAACTGTGCACATTCACATGCGCAGCCCTGGGGATTGATTTGAGTTTAGCGCCTCAAATTGCGGAGGCAGCTGAAGCAAATTTGTCCAAAAAGCCGGTGATTTGGATGCAAGGGCAAGGGTGCACCGGGTGCAGCGAATCCCTGTTATCTTCAGCAGACCCAGGGCCGGAGCAGATTATCCTCGATCTCCTATCGGTACGCTACCATCCTACACTGATGGCGGCTTCAGGGGAGCAAGCCATTCAGAGCTTAGAAGAGTGTATAACTCAAGGTCACTACATACTTGTCCTGGAGGGTTCGATTCCCACAGCGGACCCCCGGTATTGCTTTGTGGAGGGGAAACCCTTTATCGAACAATTCAAAATGGCTGCGGCCAAAGCTGAAGCGGTGATCGCCGTCGGTTCCTGCGCTTGTTATGGCGGGATTCCCCGTGCTGGGCTCACTGGAGCAGTAGGCGCTCAGGAGGTCCTCGAAGGAGTTAAGGTGGTAAACCTCCCCAGCTGCCCGGTTAAGCCTGATCGGTTAGTGGGTCTACTCTTATATTATCTGAGTCAGAATGCTTTGCCTAAGCTCGACGGGCTTAATCGGCCGGAAGCTTATTATCGCTATACCTTACATGATAGTTGTTATCGCCGCATGCATTACGAACAGGGAGAGTATCTGGAGGATTGGAATAATCCGGACACTCTGGATTGGTGCCTTTATCACAAGGGGTGCAAGGGAAAAGAGACTTACACCAATTGTGCCAATTCCTGGTGGAATGACGGGGCTAATTTCTGCGGTTATGCCGGCTCACCCTGTGCGGGCTGCAGTCAGCCTGAGTATTATGAGGGATTCGCTCCCTTGTTCGTGAACCCCAAGGAGGTGAAGTAG
- a CDS encoding DUF4363 family protein, which yields MLRTYLVAGILILMLVLGGYWQNHYVSESTDIMVEKLVNVEEQIRTKSWSNADQEIGKFSQEWSETKKLWSILIDHQEIDEIDLSLIRLEQYIKENEMVLSLGEVCALRMLINHIADKGMITLQNIF from the coding sequence ATGCTGAGAACGTATCTTGTAGCAGGCATACTTATCCTAATGCTAGTACTTGGGGGCTATTGGCAGAACCACTATGTCAGTGAATCGACGGATATCATGGTGGAAAAATTGGTCAATGTGGAGGAGCAGATACGAACCAAGAGCTGGAGCAATGCCGATCAGGAAATCGGGAAATTCAGCCAGGAGTGGAGTGAAACCAAAAAGCTTTGGAGCATATTGATTGATCACCAGGAGATCGATGAGATTGATCTCAGTTTGATAAGGTTGGAGCAGTATATCAAGGAAAATGAAATGGTTTTAAGCTTAGGAGAGGTGTGTGCCTTGCGCATGCTAATTAATCATATTGCCGATAAAGGGATGATTACACTTCAAAATATTTTTTGA
- a CDS encoding DUF421 domain-containing protein: MLITAIRTLILYFFVITALRLMGKREIGQLQPFELVVILMISDLAAIPSEDVGIPLISGIIPMIVLVLMSISLSYLELKSEKARDILNGTPSILIERGRIVEHELVRNRLPLTDLVEELRMRSIPNITDVEFAILETNGQISVLPKSSKRPVTPEDLQLKTSYEGLPIVFIMDGILQEKAFAMSGKDRAWLDKQIKRHKLKGIEEVLFACLDSADNLYLQGKERYTKKR; encoded by the coding sequence ATGCTAATTACTGCGATCAGAACCTTGATTCTTTACTTTTTTGTTATTACGGCCTTGCGTCTTATGGGAAAACGTGAAATTGGCCAATTGCAACCCTTTGAATTGGTCGTCATTCTTATGATATCTGATTTAGCAGCCATTCCCAGTGAAGATGTTGGAATTCCTCTTATCTCAGGAATTATCCCCATGATAGTCTTGGTTCTTATGAGCATCTCTCTGTCTTATCTGGAGTTGAAGAGCGAGAAAGCCCGGGATATCCTGAATGGTACTCCTTCTATCCTGATCGAAAGGGGAAGGATCGTTGAGCATGAATTAGTCCGCAATCGTCTGCCCTTAACAGATTTGGTGGAAGAATTAAGAATGAGAAGTATTCCCAATATTACCGATGTAGAATTTGCCATCCTTGAAACCAATGGCCAGATCAGCGTATTACCCAAATCATCGAAACGTCCCGTTACTCCGGAAGATTTGCAGCTGAAAACAAGCTATGAAGGCTTGCCGATTGTGTTTATAATGGATGGAATTTTGCAGGAAAAAGCCTTTGCCATGTCGGGCAAAGATCGGGCTTGGCTGGATAAACAGATCAAAAGGCACAAATTGAAGGGCATAGAAGAGGTGCTTTTTGCCTGCCTGGATTCAGCGGATAATTTATATCTACAAGGCAAGGAACGATATACCAAAAAGAGATGA
- a CDS encoding UxaA family hydrolase — MKKQAVVIYEKDNVATCVDHIPAGTTISFFRGGQEETLTVHQDIPLGHKVAIRPIAKRGDIVKYAESIGLATVDIQPGQHVHVHNMESQRGRGDLDSLKEDTV; from the coding sequence GTGAAAAAACAAGCGGTTGTAATTTATGAAAAGGACAATGTGGCTACCTGTGTCGATCATATACCTGCCGGTACCACGATTTCTTTTTTCCGCGGAGGCCAAGAAGAAACACTAACGGTTCATCAAGACATTCCTTTAGGGCATAAGGTGGCTATCCGTCCAATTGCTAAAAGGGGCGATATTGTGAAATATGCGGAAAGCATTGGACTTGCTACCGTAGATATTCAACCCGGCCAGCATGTTCATGTCCATAATATGGAGTCACAACGGGGTCGCGGGGATTTAGATTCTTTAAAGGAGGATACAGTATGA
- a CDS encoding UxaA family hydrolase: MNIFGFRRPDGLFGIRNHLLILPTSVCATTVAFNIAAQIPGAIAIPNQHGCCQLGADFEQTLRTLIGIGKNPNVGAVLVVGLGCEGIPIQHTAEEIAKSGKPVQTLIIQENSGTLKTTSLGIQIAGQMARTLSMLKGEEAPISELSLGIECGGSDFTSGLASNPAVGTASDLMVKAGGTAMLSETTEFIGAEHVLAKRAKSPEVAEKLIRIVKEAELRAKQLHVDLRDGQPTPGNIAGGISSIEEKSLGCIYKAGHSTIQDVLAYGESPQGKGLYVMDTPGQDVESMIGMLAGGVQLIVFTTGRGTPTGSPIAPVIKVTANSDTYVTMEDNIDLDLSSIISGEATIEDSGRRIFEEMLEVARGKLTKSESLGHREFGIFRIGSTF; encoded by the coding sequence ATGAACATTTTCGGATTTCGACGTCCCGATGGACTCTTTGGAATACGCAACCATCTTTTAATCCTTCCTACTTCAGTCTGTGCGACCACTGTTGCTTTTAATATAGCTGCTCAAATCCCTGGCGCCATAGCTATCCCCAACCAGCACGGATGTTGCCAGCTGGGTGCTGATTTCGAGCAAACCCTACGAACCTTGATCGGTATAGGCAAAAACCCTAATGTGGGCGCTGTGCTTGTTGTCGGCTTAGGTTGCGAAGGGATACCTATTCAGCATACCGCAGAGGAAATCGCCAAGTCCGGGAAACCGGTGCAAACCCTTATCATTCAGGAAAATAGCGGTACCTTAAAGACCACCTCCCTCGGTATCCAAATCGCCGGTCAGATGGCTCGCACCCTCTCGATGCTCAAGGGGGAAGAAGCACCCATCAGCGAGTTATCTCTGGGCATTGAATGCGGCGGTTCTGATTTCACTTCAGGTTTAGCCTCCAATCCCGCCGTTGGCACAGCCTCTGATCTTATGGTCAAGGCCGGGGGCACAGCTATGCTATCCGAGACTACAGAGTTCATCGGTGCTGAACATGTTCTGGCCAAACGGGCCAAATCTCCGGAAGTCGCCGAAAAACTCATCCGAATCGTAAAGGAGGCCGAGCTGCGTGCCAAACAGCTCCATGTGGATTTAAGGGATGGTCAGCCGACCCCCGGAAATATTGCCGGCGGGATCAGTTCTATCGAGGAAAAATCTTTAGGCTGTATTTATAAAGCCGGTCACTCCACCATTCAAGACGTTTTGGCCTATGGCGAATCTCCACAGGGAAAAGGCCTCTATGTTATGGATACTCCGGGGCAAGATGTGGAGTCTATGATCGGAATGCTTGCCGGAGGTGTACAGCTCATTGTATTCACTACAGGACGAGGTACCCCCACCGGCTCACCCATTGCTCCGGTTATTAAAGTGACCGCCAATTCTGATACTTACGTAACTATGGAAGACAATATCGACCTTGATCTCTCCTCCATCATTTCCGGGGAAGCAACCATTGAGGATAGCGGCCGCCGGATTTTCGAGGAAATGCTGGAAGTAGCCAGGGGTAAATTAACCAAATCAGAAAGCTTAGGCCATCGGGAATTCGGTATTTTCCGCATCGGCTCAACCTTTTAG
- a CDS encoding sensor domain-containing diguanylate cyclase — MNKWMSVFNNLDIGILILDEEFKIIYANQYLLGFIPFRSKEVQEQPLYEVLPKFYNTYIEKVLLNCLNNGSKMFLSAGLHKHLLHSDYDFNIKISSFEEGSSKLLLLEFIDVTSQFIQIARLRNYVAELSKVNKELKEKKKYIENMAYYDSLTGIHNRTFFYKLAEKYLESAKRSGGILGVMFIDVDKFKEINDTYGHEAGDKALVQVANILTQVIRKDDTVARYGGDEFLILLPHLLAAHNYEIIASRISNHPDRFINLTGEKVEISLSIGISFYPADGDSLNRLIAKADQAMYLAKSRIKTACR, encoded by the coding sequence ATGAATAAATGGATGAGTGTCTTCAATAATCTGGATATCGGTATTTTAATCCTTGACGAAGAGTTTAAAATTATTTATGCCAATCAATACCTTTTGGGCTTTATACCATTTAGGAGCAAAGAGGTCCAGGAACAGCCCCTTTATGAGGTACTGCCCAAATTTTATAATACCTATATCGAAAAAGTCCTTCTGAATTGCTTAAACAATGGCAGTAAAATGTTTCTGTCCGCCGGACTGCATAAGCATTTGCTCCATTCAGACTACGATTTCAATATCAAGATAAGCTCCTTTGAGGAGGGGAGCTCTAAGCTTCTGCTCTTGGAGTTTATCGATGTAACCAGTCAATTTATTCAGATTGCCCGCTTAAGGAATTATGTAGCTGAACTAAGTAAAGTCAATAAAGAGCTTAAAGAGAAAAAGAAGTATATTGAGAATATGGCTTATTATGATAGCTTAACAGGCATTCATAACCGGACATTTTTTTACAAATTGGCCGAAAAATATTTGGAAAGCGCAAAAAGAAGTGGCGGCATTTTAGGTGTTATGTTTATCGATGTCGATAAGTTCAAAGAGATCAATGATACCTATGGTCATGAAGCCGGGGATAAAGCATTGGTTCAAGTTGCCAATATTTTAACTCAAGTTATCCGAAAGGATGATACCGTTGCCCGCTACGGCGGCGACGAATTTCTCATCCTCTTACCTCATCTCCTGGCCGCTCATAATTACGAGATCATTGCTTCTCGAATCAGCAATCATCCGGATCGTTTCATCAATCTAACCGGAGAAAAAGTGGAAATCAGCCTGAGTATAGGGATCAGTTTTTATCCAGCCGATGGAGATAGTCTGAATCGGCTTATTGCTAAGGCTGATCAAGCTATGTATCTTGCTAAATCCCGGATTAAAACCGCGTGTAGATAG